A single window of Gadus morhua chromosome 22, gadMor3.0, whole genome shotgun sequence DNA harbors:
- the LOC115536384 gene encoding protein lin-28 homolog A codes for MEEGGRAQTEEEDASGSEEGALQVSHGSGACKWFNVRMGFGFLSMTTRDGTPLDEPVDVFVHQSKLHMEGFRSLKEGEAVEFSFKKSSKGLESLQVSGPNGGPCLGSDRRPKGAQKRRSRGERCYNCGEPDHHAKECQLPPQPKKCHFCQSFAHMVASCPLRAQPALAGPQGAGAPQSGAPAQEEPPGQEPDTEGYD; via the exons ATGGAAGAAG GAGGCCGTGCACAGACAGAAGAGGAGGACGCGTCGGGGTCCGAGGAGGGCGCGCTGCAGGTCTCGCACGGCAGCGGTGCGTGCAAGTGGTTCAATGTGCGCATGGGATTCGGGTTCCTGTCAATGACGACCAGAGATGGGACGCCCCTGGACGAGCCTGTTGATGTTTTTGTTCACCAG AGCAAACTACACATGGAGGGCTTCCGCagtctgaaggagggagaggccGTGGAGTTCAGCTTCAAGAAGTCCTCCAAAGGCCTGGAGTCTCTCCAGGTCAGCGGCCCAAACGGGGGCCCCTGCCTGGGCAGCGACCGGAGACCCAAGGGGGCCCAGAAACGACGATCCAGAGGAGAGCG ATGCTACAACTGTGGAGAGCCGGACCACCACGCCAAAGAATGCCAGCTGCCGCCGCAGCCCAAAAAGTGCCATTTCTGTCAGAGCTTCGCTCACATGGTGGCCAGCTGTCCGCTCAGAGCCCAGCCGGCTCTGGCCGGCCCTCAGGGGGCGGGGGCCCCTCAGAGTGGAGCACCTGCCCAGGAGGAACCACCGGGACAGGAGCCCGACACGGAGGGCTACGACTGA
- the sf3a3 gene encoding splicing factor 3A subunit 3, with the protein METILEQQRRYHEEKERLMDAKTKEMMHKKTTLREQINSDHRTRAMLDRFMEVSGNLRDSYEDKDGMRKDELNAISGPNEFAEFYNRLKQIKEFHRKHPNEICVPMSMEFDELVKARDNPTEESQNMVEFTDEEGYGRYLDLHDCFLKFTNLKGADRIEYITYLSSFDQLFDISKDRKNAEYKKYLEMLLEYLQDYTERVKPLLDQNELYGKVLGEFDKKWENGTFPGWPKETSSALTHAGAHLDLSAFSSWEELASLGLDRLKSALMALGLKCGGTLEERAQRLFSTKGKSLESLDPSLFAKNPKAKGPKKDTERNKEIGFLEAQIYDYVEILGEQRHLTHENVQRKQARTGEEREEEDDEQLSESESEDEDNEIIYNPKNLPLGWDGKPIPYWLYKLHGLNINYNCEICGNYTYRGPKAFQRHFAEWRHAHGMRCLGIPNTAHFANVTQIEDAVSLWSKLKSQKASERWQPDTEEEYEDSSGNVVNKKTYEDLKRQGLL; encoded by the exons ATGGAGACCATTTTAGAGCAACAACGTCGCTACCATGAGGAAAAGGAAAGACTTATGGATGCTAAAACAAAAGAGATGATGCATAAAAAAACTACG CTACGCGAACAGATCAACTCTGACCACAGAACAAGGGCGATGTTGGAT AGATTTATGGAAGTAAGTGGAAATCTGCGAGACTCCTATGAAGACAAAGATGG AATGAGGAAAGATGAACTCAATGCAATCTCGGGACCAAATGAGTTTGCGGAATTCTACAATCGGCTGAAACAGATAAAGGAGTTTCATAGGAAGCACCCAAATGAG atTTGTGTGCCAATGTCTATGGAGTTTGATGAGCTGGTAAAGGCTAGAGACAACCCCACCGAGGAGTCTCAAA ACATGGTGGAGTTCACCGATGAGGAAGGCTACGGACGCTACCTGGATCTCCACGACTGCTTCCTGAAGTTCACCAACCTGAAGGGAGCCGAC AGAATTGAGTACATCACTTACCTTTCTTCCTTCGACCAGCTGTTTGACATCTCTAAAGACAGAAAGAATGCCGAGTACAAAAA ATACCTGGAGATGCTCTTGGAGTACCTGCAGGACTACACGGAGCGGGTGAAGCCCCTACTGGACCAAAACGAGCTGTACGGCAAAGTGCTGGGGGAGTTTGACAAAAAGTGGGAGAACGGCACCTTTCCAGGCTGGCCT AAAGAGACGAGCAGTGCTTTGACCCACGCTGGAGCTCACTTGGACCTCTCTGCTTTCTCTTCTTGGGAG gAGTTGGCCTCCTTGGGTCTGGACAGATTGAAGTCTGCCCTGATGGCTTTGGGGCTCAAGTGTGGAGG GACTTTAGAGGAGAGGGCTCAGAGGCTTTTCAGCACCAAGGGCAAGTCACTGGAATCACTGGATCCATCCCTCTTTGCCAAGAATCCCAAAGCCAAGGGACCAAAGAA GGACACAGAGCGCAACAAGGAGATTGGTTTCCTGGAAGCCCAGATATACGATTATGTGGAGATTCTTGGG GAGCAGAGGCACCTGACCCACGAGAACGTGCAGCGGAAGCAGGCCCGCACGGgtgaggagcgggaggaggaggacgacgagcaGCTGAGCGAGAGCGAAAGCGAGGACGAGGACAACGAGATCATCTACAACCCCAAGAACCTGCCCCTCGGCTGGGACGGAAAG CCCATTCCGTATTGGCTCTATAAACTCCACGGTCTGAACATCAACTACAACTGTGAGATCTGCGGAAACTACACCTATAGGGGGCCCAAGGCCTTTCAGAGGCACTTTGCG GAGTGGCGCCACGCCCACGGCATGCGCTGCCTGGGGATTCCCAACACCGCCCACTTCGCCAACGTCACCCAGATCGAGGACGCCGTTTCTC TGTGGTCGAAGCTGAAGTCTCAGAAGGCCTCCGAGAGATGGCAGCCCGATACAGAG GAGGAATATGAAGACTCAAGTGGAAACGTGGTCAACAAGAAGACCTACGAGGATCTGAAGAGACAAGGCTTGCTGTAA
- the maneal gene encoding glycoprotein endo-alpha-1,2-mannosidase-like protein: MTRLRKKAFIALFLFTLFIFGTMMGLRTLKPSDGFSDLAPGIEFAGERPERRRQDGKDLVVSPVHSDTGIGDTKVVFTKSDHDHSIFYDVHIFYYLWYGSPTMDSKYIHWDHVLVPHWDPKIAASHAQGRHVPPEDIASSFYPELGPYSSRDPHVLESHMSQIEASAAGVLVLSWYPPGVADNHGEPTEDLVPAVMDAAQRHSIKVAFHIQPYKGRTDQSVHNNIKYIIDKYGAHGAFYRFRSTTGQVLPLFYVYDSYLTPSEAWAELLTAKGSHSLRGTPYDGVFVALVVEERHKNEILNGGFDGMYTYFASNGFSFGSSHQNWRAIKTFCDGNNLLFVPSVGPGYADTAVRPWNNHNTRNRVNGRYYETSLQAALTVRPDIVTITSFNQWHEGTQIERAVPRKTVTRLYLDYQPSKPDIYLELTRRWAQQFDKEKGKWLM; this comes from the exons ATGACACGCTTGCGCAAGAAGGCGTTTATCGCTCTTTTTCTGTTCACTCTTTTCATATTCGGGACCATGATGGGCCTGAGGACGCTGAAGCCGAGCGACGGCTTCTCGGACCTGGCTCCGGGGATCGAGTTCGCGGGGGAGAGGCCGGAGCGGAGGCGTCAGGATGGCAAAGACCTGGTGGTGTCGCCCGTCCATTCGGACACGGGCATCGGCGACACGAAAGTGGTGTTCACCAAGTCCGACCACGACCACAGCATCTTCTACGACGTGCACATCTTCTATTACCTCTGGTACGGCTCCCCAACCATGGACAGCAAGTACATCCACTGGGACCACGTGTTGGTGCCCCACTGGGACCCCAAGATCGCCGCCAGCCACGCTCAGGGCCGACACGTACCTCCCGAGGACATTGCCTCCAGTTTCTACCCGGAGCTGGGACCGTACAGCTCCAGGGACCCCCACGTGCTAGAGTCCCACATGTCCCAGATAGAGGCCTCGGCTGCAG GGGTGCTGGTACTGTCGTGGTACCCTCCCGGAGTGGCGGACAACCACGGGGAGCCCACCGAGGACCTGGTTCCCGCGGTGATGGACGCGGCGCAGCGACACAGCATCAAG GTGGCGTTTCACATTCAGCCGTACAAGGGACGGACGGACCAGAGCGTGCACAACAACATCAAGTACATCATTGACAA GTACGGGGCACACGGAGCCTTCTACCGCTTCCGGTCGACCACGGGCCAGGTGCTGCCCCTCTTCTACGTGTACGACTCCTACCTGACGCCGTCCGAGGCCTGGGCGGAGCTCCTCACCGCCAAGGGCTCGCACAGCCTCCGCGGCACGCCCTACGACGGCGTCTTCGtggcgctggtggtggaggagcgcCACAAGAACGAGATCCTCAACGGCGGCTTCGACGGCATGTACACCTACTTCGCCTCCAACGGCTTCTCCTTCGGCTCCTCGCACCAGAACTGGCGCGCCATCAAGACCTTCTGCGACGGCAACAACCTGCTGTTCGTGCCCAGCGTGGGGCCCGGCTACGCCGACACGGCAGTGCGGCCCTGGAACAACCACAACACGCGCAACCGCGTCAACGGGCGCTACTACGAGACGTCGCTGCAGGCGGCTCTCACGGTGCGGCCAGACATCGTCACCATCACCTCCTTCAACCAGTGGCACGAGGGCACGCAGATAGAGCGCGCCGTGCCCAGGAAGACGGTGACCCGCCTGTACCTGGACTACCAGCCCAGCAAGCCCGACATCTACCTGGAGCTGACGCGCCGCTGGGCACAGCAGTTTGACAAGGAGAAGGGCAAGTGGCTGATGTGA